From the genome of Malus sylvestris chromosome 13, drMalSylv7.2, whole genome shotgun sequence:
CTTCAAGCCTGCCTGAGCGAGCAACTTCATTCTTATCAGCAGATGAGTTGGTTGCAGCAGCGGAAGAAGCAGTTTTCGGCGCCATTTTAGCAGACAGGGGCACCTTATCACTTTTCATAGTAGCAAGTCTCTTCAAGGGTAAGTCAGGTTTAGTCCCGGACGGACGTTTCGGCACAAACTTCGGTACCAAATGCACGGAAGAACTTTTACGTTGAGCAATTTTTTCAGCAATCGAGCTAGCAGCTTTCGAAGCAATAGGAGTTACCGGCACAAATGTAGCAGTTCGTTCTTTCTCGCCCTTAGAGGAAGTCAGGTCAATCACAATCTTGGGAGCAGCCGGAGAATCCCCACGAGCAATCTTTGTTTTCTTCTCAgcaggcatctcttgagcaggcggggaatgtttctttttcccaccttcattggTAGTAGGCTCCACCACAGTGATAGGACGAGCCATCGCGTCTGCCTTGATCcgttttatttcttcttctgggGGTAGTCCACCTTTTTCCCtacgaagaggactaagcagccaacgccactCACGATACTCAGAAGGAATACCCAGAGCGACATGCACTTTTTTCATATCTGGAGAAACCCTAGGAGTTGAGCCAAATTCcgaatctacaaaaaaaaaaaaaaaacagaagacaatcagaaaattgaagaatgaTTTGGCACTAAAGCAAAGCAGCCGAAAAGACTAAGCAGTCTGCTTACCAGATATGAAGACCGTTGATACACGCAGCTCGGGAGAAGAATCAGATTCCcattctccacttatctccaaagtctcttTGGCCCAATCATGATCTCCTTTGCTCGAATTATCAAAAAGCTTATGACGGATTCGCAGTTGTCCAACTCCATCAATACGACCTATGtcaaagaaataccaaaattcgTTGGTGGTTAGTCCCAAATCAAAGAATTGGTTCAAATTGTGGAACCCCACCATCACTCGGACCGCATTCGGGGAACATTGGGCAGGCGCACATTTCATAGAGCaaagcacttcttggaagaaacgcgGCATAGGGAAAGTAAACCCCAACACAAAATAGTAAGGATGGAACTTGATAGCTCTCCGAGTTCCACTGCATGGTTCCCCGCTGCTACCATCCTTAACTCGCCTCACACGCACTCCCGACGGAATGGCATGCCAATACGTttcaagaaaatctctaaacaAATTGTCGGAGTTAATCTTGAGGTGAGCAGCTTTGAAGTAGCCAATCTTGCTCAAAGACCCGCCTTGACGATACAACGGGGGcacaccatcatcattcttgcGGCTCGAGGAGGACATGCTTGAAAATTCTACAAAAGTACAAGGAAGATTTGTTAGAGagttgttttcaaaaaaaaaaaaaaaaaaaaaaaaaaaaaagagttgaaagccGCAGGAACCAGCCAAATTGCCAAGCCCCACGGCTTGGCTAATCATCCATTCACCATAGCCCagcaaaaaaaaaccaaaataaaaaatcaagaagacaagaaaatcaaatttttcttacctgGAAGCAACGAAGAGCGATCCTTTACACGgacaagatgtagaagattgttagaggagggggaacaaatatcctctaagctctctttttctcttgtaAGGATGAATAAGTTTCTCTCTAAAAGTTGATTTAAcaatccacttaaggtggacttaaataagctttggggaaatttatttccctttcctagaaggatttaatttcctattgaaagagagaatcaacaacaaaataggaagcagttcagagtttcctaaagcaagaaaatctctacacctattGCCCTTTTCTGCAAACAgctcaacaggtgtgggggcatttgtggagccaaaaatattcaccaggcgacacgtggacttttgaacgaacgaggacaaaaatacccttgaggcgtaccgggattcctacgcgcaagtagtgggtaatcatcctcaaccaattcaaaaatgctccagaagaggtaaccaattccaaattatcttattttaggtaattatttccaaaacttaatttcccaaatatattatttagttaattaattatctaaataatatattcttcccatatctcctaaaatcatcccttaattatcaatttgaaacatccactcaaacctaaaaaatggTATAGGGCCGGCTAccccattcaaaacctattccatcacctttttttctaccttttccacctttccttctctttttagCCAATCAATACCATAAATACTAAAACATctcctttcatatttaattagccaattaattggctaattaaaccaaaaataaaacccaaaactcCCACCTAGGAGCCGGCCACAttccctctctttttccttACCTTTTCAGATTTCCTCCACTTCATTAGCCAAATAATGATAACCATTCAATTTGGTAACTTCCCATTTatttctattgtattttattagccaataaagtggctaattaaaacacaaaattcacccaaaaacacacaaaagggccggccactttctTGAAAATGTGGACCAACTTGGTCCTATAAATAGTCACCCATTTctaccaaacactcattccaaatctcttgcaaaaattccaaaacactctaaacactatttctctctaaaattctaactttggcatcggaggttctttggccaaagcccccccccccattcatcgtgggcgcgtgaggcttttggccttaacctaaggtgctagttgttttgtaggtgcaaaatcgtccaagatcgaagaggtgaaaatttgcatccacagctGCCACCCGCATGGACCCTACCGAAATCCCCTaaccccgttaggaatattctgttaaaaagTAACAGAAACTGTTAAACCTAACcaacgccgttaggaatattcctcAAAGTTGAAGGAATATTCTGTCATCCCCTATCTTCGAACTCCGGTGACTATCGTCGTTGCCGGAAAACTGGGAATTTGAAAAACCTTGATATCTCAGTcaattttcaaccaaattccatgaaacttgaaccaaattgaagcttaggacAAATAGAACATAATCTTACCAATTCCAAGCTCCAAAAATCACGGGATCTCGCCAGAGAAAACACGATAATTCCGGCCAAACTTCAAATGCATATATCTCAatttcccgacgtccaaatcatgCCATTTTTCTTCCAAGCTTCGTGAGGATGATTCAAAGCTCCCTAGAAGCTCAAAATCTCCTAAAACCCCTGTAATAATTAGTGCATGAACAATACCTAAATCGGAGTTCGtgagaaactagggttttcgaaggttttaagtccaaataaaggtataaatcaACTCCTAGGCATGCAAAGAGTTTGAATGTTACCTTTAAAACCTCAATCCGTGCCTGAAATGGAAGGCTTGGAGTTCGTCCGTACAAAGTTGACGGAAACAGAAGAAAATCgaaagggaggagagagagtacacgggaaggagagagagagagagagagatggggtgTGTGTGAGGTCCAAAGTTGTCCACtccaaccaaccaaaacaacaaaacaactaAATTTCCAATTAGTTCCACATACTTAGGAAAATAACTTGGACCCTAAAACTAAGTCACACCACTACCCACGTTTAAGGGTAAAACCGTCATTTCACACCGTCGATAAAATTATcccaggacgggctgtgacattaaCAAGGTGAATTGAAGTTTTTGGAGGCCATTAACGAAGAGATAGAAAAGTGTGAGCCTCACTTCCCTTGTACTTGATGGTAAGTATGCAATGGGGTGAAAAAGACAATTCTCATTTAATGTTTTAAGTTGGGTATAGAATGAGGTTATATGGGTAACATCTCATGTTTTTTCTGTAGTTGACATTATGTTTTTGAAACGAACCTGACATGTTAATGAATCCGACATGTTCTATTTACCAACCAAATGTTTTGGGTTCGTACTAAAGAGAAGTAGAGGACTTGAGAAAAGGAGGTCTAAAGTCCCAAAACCAATGTATTCCCCTACCccatgtgtatatatatctatgtataagaatacaaaataaaataaaataaaattgtgtaAAGGGCTCAAATGGCTGAAAGAAACCTGAACACAAGTCATGTGCATTGTGcatgatttattttggataaaaaatTTAACGAAGTTAggtgagatgacaaattaatgatttcaaAACCTTGATATTGACAAatcgcttaaaattttagtttgtaTGACAATTTGAAAATAAATGTATAAGTTCATATGGCATTTCAAAAAGTTTCCCATAAAGCAATTTTACTTACTTAATTTTGCCATTGTGATTTACTATTaggttttcttagttaaagaaTAATGTTAGGCTTGAGTGTGTTATATGAGAGCAACTCACATGAAACATGCTTACTGCCATGTGGTATCCTTTGTCCAATAGTGCATTGGCATGTGTAAGTTCACATGACAATATATTATAGCATTAGGACGTCACATGACGGTAAACACATTTTATGTAAATCTTTGTGTTGTATGATACTATTTTGCATGCATTTATTTTGACTTTTTATGTAACTATTTTTTTAGTAGGTTCCTTAATTATTTGAAAGGTTTTGGAGATTATGGATGAGGTGTAGGCTAATGATATGACTGACTGGAGTTGTACTTGAGGAATTTGCGACGCTTTCTTCCTCGTTCGAAATATTTACATTTAGTTTTGAATAGACTTTGTGCTTTCTGATATACAACCTTATGATATTTTATAAAGCATCCTattaccccaaaaaaaaaaaaaattagtatgaATTAAGAAATAATTAATCATAATTAACTTATATAAACATATCACATTTTTATGGGAGTAATGACAGCCATGAACTATAATATCTTTTGTCATCAATTAACACGTGTGTCAAGCATCTTTTGaacaaataatttaatttttgaacatatGAAAAACATTAATCGGACGAATAACacctaaaattatattttataggaatttttttttttgaacaaatgatattttaCATTAAGGGACCTCATAATGAAGTGGTtataataatatagttcaaattcgcttttagcGAAAGTAAAGTCTAACACCTCTTATTTATAGTAAAGAGAAGTACGACTACACCGTAATAATAATAGGTGATATCTTTTATTAGCAATAGCAATTGTGTAGAAAACTAGTCAGTACGGCCTGTTTCAcgggaaaaatataaaaaatataaaaaataaaaaaacaaatgataAAAATGAGAAAGAGCTGGGTgagataaaaaagaaaactaatgaaaacggtttgaaaactttaagctTTTacgataagaataaaataaaaagtaaaataaataatattatatttaacattttaatgtaaaaatataatttttttttaaaataaactgTACCAAACTTTTCCTTAAAGACTCGCAAGATAAAAAGGGTAAAACCGTGTCCCGCGGAAAGACTATGAGCCTGTAAACTGGTTTCTCTAAATATGATATAAATATCCAACCATTTTTTGGATCTGATATCTCTCTGCACTCTCTACGTCGCTGCATCTGCTCGACTCAAATTTTGACGCaggtcagtctctctctctctctgctaaTCTGCAGATCTCAAAACTTGATCATTCTTTTCTGTTTGGTTACCGAGAAAATTTAGATGATCTATTCTTATTGACGTAAAAAGATGCCGGATTTACTTGGAAAAGAGCTTCtggtttttgtttgatttcaacTTTTCTCTCGTCAATTGATTAGCGCTGAAATATGTGATTTGATTGATTAGTGCTTTAGCTTGTTTCTCATTCCGAAGCTAAATCTTGTCcgcttcttttgtttgtttgtttgttgatcTGAAATGGTAGAATTTGatttgaaattgaaaagaattcttcttcttctgcttatAGAAATTGCAACAAGGCTTGAAAGTAAATGTAGACGCAGATCAGTAATGTACATTTGATTAATTCAGCCAACGCAATTTCGTTAAGGCTAGAATTTCAGATCTGATGTGTTCTGTTTCGAGCAAATTCGAAAATAGTTACTAGTACAAGTACCGTTTTCTTGCAAATTACAATTGACTCTGTCTGATAATCCTTCCTGTGAATCGCTGCAACAAGATCCTGAATATATGTGACAGAAGAAGGGGGTTTCGTCAGTCTGTGCAAAGGCATGATGTTTCTTTTCGATTATACTAACATGGAAGGAGGTGTATATGAAGTAGAGAAGTCTGCAACATTTTGTTGAGCTTGTTCACTGTAGTAAACTTTGCATGAATCGTTCTGATTCTGCATGAAGACAAATACATATAATGCGCCGGAGTTGTTGGGTAGTATGTACATCTAAATGACATATTGATAAACTTGGTGATTTCATTTTCTGCTCTTAAAGCGTGGTGCTTCATTTGTTGAGctaaatattttgtattatgagGAGATAAGTCAAATTTAAACATCTTAGATGTGATTATGCAGCAAACTATATAATGCATTGCCCTTTATGTACCTTGACAAACAGCCCAgtcatgtgtatatatataattatatatgtatgtgtatgtattGGTTACCACATGCTTAAGTCATTCCATTGATTATTTAAACTAATAGGAAGCCATTGTTTTTCAGGAAGCAAAAAAGAAATGGAGAAATCTTGTAGTCTGCTTGTTCACTTTGATAAAGGGACACCTGCAATTGCTAATGAAATCAAGGAATCTCTCGAGGGCAATGACGTGGATGCAAAGATTGATGCAATGAAAAAGGCAATCATGCTTTTGTTGAATGGTGAAACGTTACCTCAACTTTTTATTACAATTGTCAGATATGTTTTGCCTTCTGAAGACCACACCGTCCAAAAGTTGTTGCTTCTATATTTGGAAATAATTGACAAAACTGATCAAAAGGGTAGGGTCTTGCCTGAAATGATTTTAATATGCCAAAATTTGAGGAACAACCTACAGCACCCCAATGAGTATATTCGTGGTGTAACTTTGAGGTTTCTTTGCCGATTGAATGAGGCTGAAATAGTTGAGCCCTTAATCCCTTCTGTTTTGCAAAATTTGGAGCATCGGCATCCTTATATTAGAAGAAATGCTATATTAGCTGTGATGTCTATATATAAGCTACCAAATGGGGAGCAACTCTTGGTTGATGCACCTGAAATGATTGAGAAGATTCTTTCTACAGAGCAGGATCAATCTGCTAAGAGGAATGCATTTCTCATGCTCTTTACTTGTGCCCAGGAACGTGCAGTTAATTACCTTTTGACCAATGTTGATAGGGTGTCTGAATGGGGTGAATTGTTGCAGATGATTGTGTTAGAGCTGATACGAAAAGTGTGTAGAACAAACCGTGGAGAGAAGGGGAGGTACATTAAGATCATTATATCTTTGCTGAATGCGCCTTCAACTGCGGTTGTATATGAATGTGCTGGGACACTTGTTTCCTTGTCGTATGCTCCTACTGCTATTAGAGCTGCTGCCAATACCTACTGTCAGCTGCTTCTTTCTCAGAGTGACAACAATGTGAAGCTTATTGTTCTTGATCGACTGACCGAGCTAAAGTCTTCTCATAGGGAAGTTGTGGCTGATATGTTCATGGACGTGCTTAGGGCACTTTCTAGTCCAAATCTTGACATCAGGAGGAAGACCCTAGACATTGTTCTTGACTTGGTTGCTCACAAGAGCATCAATGAGGTTGTTCTTACTTTGAAAAAGGAAGTGGTTAAGACTCAGAATGGCGAGCTAGAAAAGAATGGTGAATACAGGCAGATGCTTATTCAAGCCATTCATTCTTGTGCAATAAAGTTCCCAGAAGTTGCGAGCACAGTGGTACATCTGTTGATGGATTTCTTGGGAGACAGCAATGTTGCTTCCGCTGTTGATGTGGTTATTTTTGTCCAAGAGATAATAGAAACCAACCCTAAATTGAGGGTATCTATAATAACAAGGCTTTTGGACACTTTCTACCAAATCCGAGCATCACAGGTTTGTTCTTGTGCCCTTTGGATTATTGGAGAATATTGCCTGTCACTTTCTGAAGTTGAGAGTGGAATTGCAACAATTAAACAGTGCCTTGGAGAATTGCCCTTTTTCTCAGTTTCAGAAGAAGAAAGTAATGATTCTTCAAAAAAGTTTCCACAACTGAACTCCATGACCGTGTCTTCTAAAAGACCAGCTATTCTTGCTGATGGAACTTATGCCACTCAGAGTGCTGCATCTGAAACTGTTTTCTCCCATCCTACCGTAGTTCAAGGATCCTTAGCATCTGGGAACTTGAGATCCCTGCTTCTCAGTGGTGACTTCTTCCTTGGAGCAGTTGTTGCATGCACTCTGACCAAGCTTGTCCTGAGATTGGAAGAGGTCCAACCATCAAAAGTTGAAGTGAATAAAACATCTTCACAAGCACTGTTGATAGTTGTCTCCATGCTGCAATTAGGACACTCTCCAGTTCTTCCACATCCAATTGACAGTGATTCTTATGATAGGATTGTCCTTTGCATAAGGTTGCTATGCAACACTGGTGATGAGATCAGAAAAATATGGCTGAAATCTTGCCGTCAAAGTTTTGTTGACATGCTTTCAGAAAAACAATTAAGGGAGACAGAAGAGATAAAAGCAAAGTCTCTGATTTCTCATGCACAACCAGACGACCTTATTGACTTTTACCATTTAAAGAGCAGGAAGGTACAACTTTCGCATTCATTGTCCTCTATATATATCTAGCCTTATGTGCCAATTCTGTAAAATCTGATATAATTTACGGAGTTGCCTTTCACTATTTCCATTTCAATTTTTATGCTGACCAATTTAGATAACTTGTGATGTACTAGATACACTACACTGTATGGTTGCTTATCTGTTAGTTCTTGCATTGTTTATGGTTAATTTGATTTTAGTATCCTGATGTTGCATGTTCATACCTGTGGTTTCAATTTAGAGTCTTTAGTAAGTAGTACCCTTTCCTCATGAGATTTTGACAATATGGTTCTGTCATTAGGATGACTGTCAGGGGAATCATCAATTGATGATGTGTCATATGTGGGGCccacttttttttgtttaagcGGAAGATAATTAAAGCCACGCTTTATAGAAAGTACAATTGTGTAGAATGGTTACAAATTATCATTGCATACAATGATTGATTAAAAGATACAATTGCTTATGTCAAAATGTATCATATGAAAATGTGGTTTTCTCATTCTTCTCCTGGTGGGCTTATGTCTTTTGAGTGACATGCTGTTTATCTTGCTATCTTTCACAAGGATATATTATGGTCTTAGTTCTATGTCTAGAATTTGCTTACTGTTGGGTTTTCTAGCCCATGAGGAGTTGTCTTAAGTCTATTAGGAATTATAgtcttagaggattaaattgATTTCCCAATTGAAGTTGTTTTCTCAATTGCAGTGGTTTTCCCAATCGAAGTTGGTTTCTCAATTGGAGAACGATTCataactagattccaattaggattagtATTCCTTATTAAAGAATACCTTTTTATGTCTATACAAAGTGGCTAATGCACTAGTTTTCAATtggagcaaaacaataaattgtttACCACTCAAGGAGTTAGAGTGAGAGAAGATTATAAGGACAAAGTGTGTGCAAGAGAATTGAAAAGAGATCAGagtttatttcttgttcttgttctttcaggttTTCTCATCAAGTCTTAATTCTAGAGACTTGACAAGATTATTtgttgtactcattattgatatagtgaaagTTCGTTATTGCTGTCCCGTGGACGATAGGCACATATAGCCGAACCATGTTAATTCTAGGTGTAATAtatcttggttatttgttttcGGTTTCTTGAGTTTGGTTCGTTTTTCCAATTCATAAACGCGATACCACAACACTTGCAGACTTAAGGTTTCATTGGAATCTATTTTCCAAGTTAGGTCTAGGTAGTTTCGAACAAGCCTTTAGTCTTATTTTGAATCTTTTGGATTCTATTGGTTTGTGATAgctaaatttgatatttttgtaaAACATACTTGATGGATATTGGATTGgtattatatttaaattaattCTCTATTCTACATCTAAAATGAAGGGTATGAGCCAACTGGAACTGGAAGATGAGGTTCAAGATGATTTAAAACGTGCTACAGGAGAGTTTGTCAAAGACGGGGATGATGCAAACAAGCTTAATCGAATCATCCAACTCACTGGATTTAGCGACCCAGTGTATGCCGAAGCATATGTGACTGttcatcattatgatattgtccTTGATGTCACTGTTATCAATCGAACCAAGGAGACCTTACAGAACTTGTGCTTGGAGTTGGCAACCATGGGTGATCTTAAGCTTGTTGAGCGGCCACAGAATTATACTCTAGCTCCTGAATCTAGTAAGCAAATAAAGGCTAATATCAAGGTGTCGTCAACTGAGACTGGAGTCATATTTGGAAACATTGTTTATGAGACCTCGAATGTGCATGAGCGTACAGTTGTTGTCCTCAATGATATTCATATTGACATTATGGACTACATCTCTCCTGCTGTTTGTAGTGATGGAGCTTTCAGGACCATGTGGGCAGAGTTTGAATGGGAGAACAAGGTATGCAGCATTCTTTTCTGGCCTGATTCCTACATCAATAATAAAGTTGCTTGCATAAATTTTGCTGGCACCGCTAGCTTTGGGGGCATTGCAATATTTCTGTTACTGTTttatcaaataattaaattttattcatttttgtgGTTTGATGAATTTATCTTGTCTTGGTTGCCCTTTTTTTCCCATTTTGAATTCGGTCTATCTCCTTGTATCCTTTCTGGTTTGATGAATTTGTCTTGTCTCGGTTGCCTTTTTCTCCCTTTATGAACTTGGTCTATCTTTTTGTATCTGTGTCATGTATAGATTGGCGGGGATCTTTTTTCCCCTCATCTACTATATTTTATTTAAGTGTCTCAGTCTGTAGCGACACACATTTTGTTGGATATGTAATGAATAGGGAATACAAAAATACGCACTTAATAATAGGTAAATACATAACAAGTACATGAATTCTGCAGCATACACTGAATGTAGTACAGCGCCTCTGAAat
Proteins encoded in this window:
- the LOC126596250 gene encoding coatomer subunit beta-1-like isoform X2: MEKSCSLLVHFDKGTPAIANEIKESLEGNDVDAKIDAMKKAIMLLLNGETLPQLFITIVRYVLPSEDHTVQKLLLLYLEIIDKTDQKGRVLPEMILICQNLRNNLQHPNEYIRGVTLRFLCRLNEAEIVEPLIPSVLQNLEHRHPYIRRNAILAVMSIYKLPNGEQLLVDAPEMIEKILSTEQDQSAKRNAFLMLFTCAQERAVNYLLTNVDRVSEWGELLQMIVLELIRKVCRTNRGEKGRYIKIIISLLNAPSTAVVYECAGTLVSLSYAPTAIRAAANTYCQLLLSQSDNNVKLIVLDRLTELKSSHREVVADMFMDVLRALSSPNLDIRRKTLDIVLDLVAHKSINEVVLTLKKEVVKTQNGELEKNGEYRQMLIQAIHSCAIKFPEVASTVVHLLMDFLGDSNVASAVDVVIFVQEIIETNPKLRVSIITRLLDTFYQIRASQVCSCALWIIGEYCLSLSEVESGIATIKQCLGELPFFSVSEEESNDSSKKFPQLNSMTVSSKRPAILADGTYATQSAASETVFSHPTVVQGSLASGNLRSLLLSGDFFLGAVVACTLTKLVLRLEEVQPSKVEVNKTSSQALLIVVSMLQLGHSPVLPHPIDSDSYDRIVLCIRLLCNTGDEIRKIWLKSCRQSFVDMLSEKQLRETEEIKAKSLISHAQPDDLIDFYHLKSRKGMSQLELEDEVQDDLKRATGEFVKDGDDANKLNRIIQLTGFSDPVYAEAYVTVHHYDIVLDVTVINRTKETLQNLCLELATMGDLKLVERPQNYTLAPESSKQIKANIKVSSTETGVIFGNIVYETSNVHERTVVVLNDIHIDIMDYISPAVCSDGAFRTMWAEFEWENKIGTGW
- the LOC126596250 gene encoding coatomer subunit beta-1-like isoform X1 is translated as MEKSCSLLVHFDKGTPAIANEIKESLEGNDVDAKIDAMKKAIMLLLNGETLPQLFITIVRYVLPSEDHTVQKLLLLYLEIIDKTDQKGRVLPEMILICQNLRNNLQHPNEYIRGVTLRFLCRLNEAEIVEPLIPSVLQNLEHRHPYIRRNAILAVMSIYKLPNGEQLLVDAPEMIEKILSTEQDQSAKRNAFLMLFTCAQERAVNYLLTNVDRVSEWGELLQMIVLELIRKVCRTNRGEKGRYIKIIISLLNAPSTAVVYECAGTLVSLSYAPTAIRAAANTYCQLLLSQSDNNVKLIVLDRLTELKSSHREVVADMFMDVLRALSSPNLDIRRKTLDIVLDLVAHKSINEVVLTLKKEVVKTQNGELEKNGEYRQMLIQAIHSCAIKFPEVASTVVHLLMDFLGDSNVASAVDVVIFVQEIIETNPKLRVSIITRLLDTFYQIRASQVCSCALWIIGEYCLSLSEVESGIATIKQCLGELPFFSVSEEESNDSSKKFPQLNSMTVSSKRPAILADGTYATQSAASETVFSHPTVVQGSLASGNLRSLLLSGDFFLGAVVACTLTKLVLRLEEVQPSKVEVNKTSSQALLIVVSMLQLGHSPVLPHPIDSDSYDRIVLCIRLLCNTGDEIRKIWLKSCRQSFVDMLSEKQLRETEEIKAKSLISHAQPDDLIDFYHLKSRKGMSQLELEDEVQDDLKRATGEFVKDGDDANKLNRIIQLTGFSDPVYAEAYVTVHHYDIVLDVTVINRTKETLQNLCLELATMGDLKLVERPQNYTLAPESSKQIKANIKVSSTETGVIFGNIVYETSNVHERTVVVLNDIHIDIMDYISPAVCSDGAFRTMWAEFEWENKVAVNTIIQDEKEFLDHIMKSTNMKCLTAPSALDGECGFLAANLYAKSLFGEDALVNVSIEKQTDGKLSGYIRIRSKTQGIALSLGDKITLKQKGGS